The following are from one region of the Thermovenabulum gondwanense genome:
- a CDS encoding polysaccharide deacetylase family protein, whose amino-acid sequence MKIISFSVPRYLSKIILLIVIITLWTVIKTEVFWYKDTQTLNPIYELNTEKKMIAFTCNVAWGNEYLPNMLEIFDKNKIKITFFIEGRWAEKYPELVKEIKKRGHEIGNHGYSHAHHAKLNLMDNKKEIEKCEQVLVKLIGEKTKLFAPPYGEFSKDTIKAAEEMGYKVILWSIDTIDWKNPGANYIINKVLKNANNGKIVLMHPTKDIIEALPVIIENLKSKGFIIVPVGELLE is encoded by the coding sequence ATGAAAATCATTTCTTTTAGCGTCCCCAGGTATTTATCAAAAATAATTTTATTAATAGTTATTATTACATTATGGACCGTAATAAAAACAGAGGTATTTTGGTATAAGGATACCCAAACCTTAAATCCAATATATGAGCTGAATACCGAAAAAAAAATGATAGCCTTTACCTGCAACGTAGCATGGGGGAATGAGTACCTGCCAAACATGCTGGAAATTTTCGATAAAAATAAAATTAAAATCACCTTCTTTATTGAAGGAAGGTGGGCGGAAAAATACCCGGAATTAGTAAAAGAAATTAAGAAAAGAGGACACGAAATAGGGAATCACGGTTACAGTCATGCTCATCATGCCAAGCTGAATTTGATGGACAATAAAAAGGAAATTGAAAAATGTGAACAGGTACTGGTGAAGCTTATCGGTGAAAAAACAAAGTTATTTGCTCCACCTTATGGTGAATTTTCAAAAGATACCATCAAAGCTGCTGAAGAAATGGGTTATAAAGTAATATTATGGTCAATCGATACCATAGATTGGAAAAACCCTGGAGCAAATTATATCATTAATAAAGTATTAAAAAATGCAAATAATGGTAAAATCGTTTTAATGCATCCTACAAAAGATATCATAGAAGCTCTTCCTGTAATAATTGAAAATTTAAAATCGAAAGGATTTATAATAGTTCCTGTAGGAGAATTATTAGAGTAA
- a CDS encoding polyribonucleotide nucleotidyltransferase: MEIFNTEIAGRTLVFETGKLAQQANGAVLAKYGDTVVLVTATASKEPREGVDFLPLTVDYEERLYAVGKIPGGFIKREGKPSEKAILSARLIDRPLRPLFPKDLRNDIQIIATILSVDQDNTPDVLAINGASLALCISDIPFEGPVGAVSVGLIDGKFVINPTVEQHEKSRLRLVVAGTKDAILMVEAGADEVTEEEMLNAILFGHEEIKKIVAFQEEIIAKIGKPKMEIPPIDIDAEMEKAVRDFATPEIQKAIRIYEKQEREAYLSKITEDTLTHFAEIYPEKEKEISDILYNILKEEVRKMITKEGVRPDGRKSNEIRPISCEVGILPRTHGSGLFTRGQTQVLTVATLGALGDVQILDGLDLEETKRYMHHYNFPPYSTGETRVLRGPGRREIGHGALAERALEPMIPPEEEFPYTIRLVSEVLSSNGSTSMASVCGSTLALMDAGVPIKSPVAGIAMGLIKEEEDFTILSDIQGIEDFLGDMDFKVAGTAKGITAIQMDIKIKGIDAEIMRKALVQAREGRLYILEKMLSVISEPRKELSPYAPRIFSITIDPEKIRDVIGPGGKTINKIISETGVKIDIEDDGRIYVAAPNEKAGEKALEMINRITQDVEVGKVYLGKVLRITNFGAFVEILPGKEGLVHISKLAKGRVKRVEDVVNVGDEILVKVTDIDKQGRINLSHKDVFPETPKNKVNA; encoded by the coding sequence TTGGAAATATTTAATACAGAAATAGCAGGAAGGACATTGGTTTTCGAAACAGGGAAACTTGCTCAACAAGCAAATGGAGCAGTTTTAGCAAAATACGGTGATACTGTTGTTCTTGTTACCGCAACCGCTTCAAAGGAACCGAGAGAAGGGGTGGATTTCTTACCTCTAACAGTTGACTATGAGGAAAGATTATACGCAGTTGGGAAAATTCCCGGCGGATTCATAAAAAGAGAAGGAAAACCCAGCGAAAAAGCAATACTTTCAGCGCGTTTGATAGACAGGCCCCTTAGACCTTTATTTCCGAAGGATTTAAGAAACGATATTCAAATTATTGCTACTATTTTATCCGTAGACCAGGATAATACTCCGGATGTTCTTGCTATCAATGGTGCATCCTTAGCTCTTTGTATTTCTGACATTCCTTTTGAAGGTCCTGTAGGAGCTGTTTCGGTTGGTTTAATTGACGGAAAGTTTGTTATCAATCCTACCGTAGAGCAACATGAGAAAAGTCGTTTGAGATTAGTAGTAGCAGGAACGAAAGATGCTATTTTAATGGTTGAAGCAGGTGCGGATGAGGTTACGGAAGAAGAAATGTTAAATGCAATACTTTTTGGACATGAAGAAATTAAAAAAATAGTAGCTTTTCAGGAAGAGATAATAGCTAAAATAGGTAAACCTAAAATGGAAATACCTCCTATTGACATTGATGCCGAAATGGAAAAAGCTGTTAGAGATTTTGCCACCCCAGAAATACAAAAAGCTATTCGTATATATGAAAAACAGGAAAGAGAAGCGTATCTTTCCAAAATTACTGAAGATACTCTAACTCATTTTGCAGAAATTTATCCGGAAAAGGAAAAGGAAATATCGGATATACTGTATAATATTTTAAAAGAAGAAGTTAGAAAAATGATTACTAAAGAAGGAGTAAGGCCAGACGGGCGTAAAAGCAACGAAATAAGGCCAATCTCTTGCGAAGTAGGAATTCTACCAAGAACTCACGGATCAGGACTTTTTACCCGTGGACAAACTCAGGTTTTAACAGTTGCTACCTTAGGTGCTCTTGGAGATGTTCAAATCCTTGATGGCTTAGATCTGGAAGAAACAAAAAGGTATATGCATCATTATAACTTTCCTCCCTATAGTACCGGTGAAACAAGAGTTCTTAGGGGACCCGGCAGAAGAGAAATTGGACATGGCGCTCTGGCAGAAAGAGCATTAGAACCCATGATACCTCCTGAAGAAGAATTCCCTTACACAATTCGACTCGTATCAGAGGTATTAAGCTCAAATGGATCTACTTCTATGGCGAGTGTATGTGGTTCAACCTTAGCATTGATGGATGCAGGAGTTCCTATAAAATCTCCTGTTGCGGGAATTGCAATGGGTCTTATAAAAGAGGAAGAGGATTTTACTATTCTTTCTGATATTCAAGGTATAGAAGACTTTTTAGGTGACATGGACTTTAAAGTAGCCGGTACAGCAAAGGGAATAACTGCAATACAAATGGATATTAAAATCAAAGGAATTGACGCGGAAATAATGAGAAAGGCTCTGGTTCAAGCCAGGGAAGGAAGACTTTACATTCTTGAAAAAATGCTTTCAGTGATTTCTGAGCCGAGAAAAGAACTTTCTCCTTATGCCCCCAGAATTTTCTCTATCACTATCGATCCAGAAAAAATAAGGGATGTTATAGGACCCGGTGGAAAAACGATAAATAAGATAATTTCTGAAACGGGAGTAAAAATTGATATAGAAGATGATGGAAGAATATACGTGGCAGCACCCAATGAAAAAGCTGGAGAAAAGGCCTTAGAAATGATTAATAGAATCACTCAGGATGTAGAAGTTGGCAAGGTTTATTTGGGCAAAGTACTGAGAATAACGAATTTTGGAGCTTTTGTAGAAATATTACCGGGGAAAGAAGGCCTTGTGCATATATCAAAGCTTGCTAAAGGAAGGGTTAAAAGAGTGGAAGATGTAGTAAATGTTGGAGATGAGATACTGGTAAAGGTCACGGATATTGATAAACAGGGAAGAATTAATTTGTCTCATAAAGATGTTTTTCCTGAAACTCCAAAAAATAAAGTAAATGCATAA
- the rpsO gene encoding 30S ribosomal protein S15: MALTKELKQELISKFKVHENDTGSPEVQIALLTERINQLTEHLKVHKKDHHSRRGLLKMVGKRRALLNYLKEKDFERYKSVIEKLDLRK; encoded by the coding sequence ATGGCATTAACAAAGGAATTAAAGCAGGAATTGATAAGTAAATTTAAAGTACATGAAAATGATACGGGATCTCCGGAAGTACAGATTGCTCTTCTTACCGAAAGAATAAATCAGTTAACCGAGCACCTTAAGGTTCACAAAAAGGATCATCACTCTCGTCGGGGACTTTTAAAGATGGTAGGTAAGAGGAGAGCCCTTCTTAATTATTTAAAAGAAAAAGATTTTGAACGTTATAAATCCGTAATAGAAAAATTAGATCTAAGAAAATAA
- a CDS encoding bifunctional riboflavin kinase/FAD synthetase — protein sequence MIMKTYLDIENFTTEKNTAVGLGNFDGVHLGHRRLITVLKEESRKRNLVSTILTFDPHPSKILFPEKDFSLIDTLNKKISIIKSMGISLLVIAPFTYELSRLNWEEFVEEILLEKMKAKLIVVGYNFTFGYNGQGNVEKLSCIGKEKGFETIVIPPVKKEGEIVSSSKIRLYIKEGDMEKAQMLLGRPFSIEGRVIKGKSLGRKLGFPTANIEIPEGIVLPSFGVYSVYIKINNDKIYEGIANIGINPTFMDGKIKNPILEVHIFDFTKLIYGEQVEVFFIKKIRDEKKFESPNALAEQIKNDITTAKEILRGASFSRISCIKG from the coding sequence ATGATAATGAAAACATATTTGGATATAGAAAATTTTACAACAGAAAAAAATACTGCTGTAGGGCTGGGAAATTTTGACGGGGTTCATTTAGGACACAGGAGGCTTATAACCGTTTTAAAAGAAGAATCAAGAAAAAGGAATCTCGTTTCCACAATACTTACCTTTGATCCCCATCCTTCTAAAATTTTATTTCCTGAAAAAGATTTTTCATTAATTGATACACTAAATAAGAAAATTTCTATTATTAAGAGCATGGGAATTAGTTTATTAGTTATCGCTCCTTTTACTTATGAATTATCGCGACTGAATTGGGAAGAATTTGTTGAAGAAATACTCCTTGAAAAAATGAAGGCAAAATTAATTGTAGTTGGTTATAATTTTACATTTGGATATAACGGTCAGGGAAATGTGGAAAAATTATCTTGTATTGGAAAGGAAAAGGGCTTTGAAACCATTGTTATACCTCCGGTAAAAAAAGAAGGAGAGATAGTTAGCAGCTCAAAAATAAGATTGTATATTAAAGAAGGTGATATGGAAAAGGCTCAGATGCTCTTAGGCCGTCCTTTCAGTATTGAAGGAAGAGTAATTAAGGGAAAATCTTTGGGTAGAAAGCTTGGTTTTCCCACCGCCAATATAGAAATTCCTGAAGGAATTGTATTGCCATCTTTTGGTGTATATTCCGTATATATAAAAATTAATAACGATAAAATATATGAAGGGATAGCTAATATAGGAATAAACCCAACTTTCATGGATGGAAAAATTAAAAACCCTATTTTGGAAGTCCACATATTTGATTTTACGAAATTAATATATGGAGAACAGGTAGAGGTGTTTTTTATAAAAAAAATAAGGGATGAAAAAAAGTTTGAGAGTCCCAATGCCTTAGCCGAACAAATTAAAAATGATATAACTACCGCAAAGGAAATTTTGAGAGGAGCATCTTTTTCCAGAATTTCTTGTATAAAGGGATAA
- the truB gene encoding tRNA pseudouridine(55) synthase TruB, whose protein sequence is MEGIINLIKPPGITSHDAVSYLRKVFFIKRIGHGGTLDPGACGVIPIFIGKATRTIEYFENCDKEYIAEITLGKTYDTGDNFGNLIDEKDPSKITFEDFRDVISKYIGEIEQIPPMYSAVKVRGIKLYEYARKGMEIERKPRKICIHTIKILDFKNPIARIKIHCSKGTYIRALCEDIGKDLGCGAHMSLLIRTRSGPFTIEKSVTFEEIEKYYRTNEINRFLLPVDKMLNSIMKKVNIPYEKEQIIKRNFIPLDKLSEDFRVYNEDYYMLYDKNNVFFGIGKLDSGGKIIRFHKIFI, encoded by the coding sequence ATGGAGGGAATTATTAATTTAATAAAACCACCGGGGATTACTTCCCACGATGCAGTATCTTATTTAAGAAAGGTTTTTTTCATTAAACGCATAGGCCATGGTGGAACGTTGGACCCCGGTGCTTGCGGGGTAATTCCAATATTTATCGGGAAGGCTACCAGAACAATTGAATACTTTGAAAACTGCGATAAAGAGTATATAGCAGAAATCACCCTGGGTAAAACTTATGATACGGGAGATAACTTTGGGAATTTAATTGACGAAAAAGATCCTTCCAAAATCACCTTTGAAGATTTTAGAGATGTTATTTCAAAATATATTGGGGAGATAGAACAAATTCCTCCGATGTATTCAGCTGTTAAAGTAAGGGGCATAAAGCTTTATGAATACGCTCGAAAGGGAATGGAAATTGAAAGAAAGCCAAGAAAAATATGTATACACACTATTAAAATACTTGATTTTAAAAATCCAATAGCAAGGATCAAAATACACTGTTCCAAGGGTACTTATATTAGGGCTCTATGTGAAGATATTGGAAAAGATTTAGGATGCGGTGCACATATGTCATTACTTATTAGAACAAGATCCGGTCCATTTACCATCGAAAAATCGGTAACTTTTGAAGAAATTGAAAAATATTACAGAACAAATGAAATAAATCGATTTCTTTTACCTGTGGATAAAATGCTCAATAGCATAATGAAAAAAGTTAATATTCCTTATGAAAAAGAACAGATAATAAAAAGAAATTTTATACCTTTAGACAAATTATCAGAGGATTTTAGAGTATATAATGAAGATTATTATATGCTATATGATAAAAATAATGTTTTTTTTGGCATAGGCAAATTAGATTCAGGTGGAAAAATTATAAGGTTCCATAAAATTTTTATTTGA
- a CDS encoding DHH family phosphoesterase — MDIISVKEAILNNKSFIITSHLTPDGDAIGSLLGLTLALDNLGKEVFPILNDSVPKRYLFLPHAKSIVNENALSGKKDVIICLDSADSERLGFKNPLKNYADIIINIDHHKSHVLFGDLNYVDPSASSVGEMVYNLVKEINVKINYDIALCLYTAIITDTGSVKHSNTTPSALRALADFVELGVKPDRVSWEVFEKNSLNSILLIKDTLNTLKISDDGKIAWLTITREMLEKTNTLEEDTEGLIDYARSIEGVEIALLFKEREDNKIKISLRSNGWIDVSEIAKKMNGGGHAKAAGCMLDGNMKDVEKKVLSIIKEYMKEGQNGGNY; from the coding sequence ATGGATATTATATCCGTCAAGGAAGCAATATTAAACAATAAAAGTTTTATAATAACTTCTCATTTAACCCCCGATGGAGACGCTATAGGTTCACTGCTGGGACTTACTTTGGCTTTAGATAATTTGGGTAAAGAAGTATTTCCTATTTTAAACGATAGTGTCCCAAAGCGTTATTTATTTTTACCCCATGCAAAATCGATTGTAAACGAAAATGCTCTTTCAGGAAAAAAGGATGTTATTATTTGCCTTGATTCCGCAGATTCCGAAAGGTTAGGTTTTAAAAATCCCTTAAAAAATTACGCCGATATTATAATAAATATTGATCACCATAAAAGCCATGTGCTATTTGGGGATTTAAATTACGTTGATCCTTCAGCTTCCTCGGTGGGGGAAATGGTTTATAATTTGGTTAAGGAAATTAATGTCAAAATAAATTATGATATTGCGCTTTGCCTATATACTGCAATAATTACAGATACGGGTTCTGTAAAACATTCGAATACCACACCCTCTGCTCTTAGAGCTTTAGCTGATTTTGTGGAATTAGGAGTTAAACCCGATAGGGTGAGCTGGGAGGTATTTGAGAAAAACAGCCTTAATAGTATTTTACTTATAAAGGATACATTAAATACATTAAAGATATCTGATGATGGGAAAATTGCCTGGCTAACCATTACCCGGGAGATGCTGGAAAAAACAAATACCTTAGAAGAAGATACCGAAGGTTTGATTGATTACGCAAGAAGTATAGAGGGTGTAGAAATAGCATTGCTTTTTAAAGAAAGAGAAGATAATAAAATAAAAATTAGCTTGCGGTCAAACGGTTGGATAGATGTTAGTGAAATAGCAAAAAAAATGAACGGGGGAGGCCATGCGAAGGCTGCGGGTTGCATGTTGGACGGAAATATGAAAGATGTAGAAAAGAAGGTATTAAGTATTATAAAAGAGTATATGAAAGAGGGGCAAAATGGAGGGAATTATTAA
- the rbfA gene encoding 30S ribosome-binding factor RbfA: MEFSRTDRIAGEIKKAVSEIINNDLKDPRIQGLISVTKVEVSKDLRHAKIFLSIFGNDSEKEEIISTIQKAEGFIRKELGSRIRIKFLPELSFKLDESIEYGIHISKLLKDISQETKEEE; the protein is encoded by the coding sequence GTGGAATTCTCAAGAACCGATAGAATAGCAGGAGAAATTAAAAAAGCTGTAAGTGAAATTATAAACAATGATCTAAAAGACCCCCGAATACAAGGACTTATTTCTGTAACCAAAGTAGAAGTATCAAAGGATTTAAGACATGCTAAAATATTTTTAAGTATATTTGGTAATGACAGTGAAAAAGAAGAAATAATTTCAACTATACAAAAAGCTGAAGGGTTTATCAGGAAAGAATTGGGATCAAGGATTAGAATCAAGTTTTTGCCCGAATTATCTTTTAAATTAGATGAATCAATTGAATATGGGATTCATATAAGTAAATTGCTAAAAGATATTTCACAAGAAACAAAGGAAGAGGAATAA